The Littorina saxatilis isolate snail1 linkage group LG15, US_GU_Lsax_2.0, whole genome shotgun sequence genome contains a region encoding:
- the LOC138948080 gene encoding uncharacterized protein: MPVLFLLMVTSLCAQLIQSQLPAVSWASDPAFVSVQPSSSAADLKMEPSSLMDCAALCSTKTWCSSFFYNRLQNRCLVFKGVYFDKRGLPSTAGAEYYLIASDRCPCQDGFYLGRPDNLCFFYLRENKTYNGSKELCQANRGRLAILDTLSKNELVVLNMQLNNADVGAIVFLGARRHGEDFKWDNDNMVAAHNGSIQSFWAGNEPNTESCLVLKYSTQNLRINWHDIGCGRQGSGVLCEYQHATN; encoded by the exons ATGCCTGTCCT CTTCCTGTTGATGGTGACAAGCCTGTGCGCGCAATTGATCCAGAGCCAACTTCCTGCAGTCAGCTGGGCCAGTGACCCTGCCTTTGTCTCCGTACAACCTTCCTCGTCCGCGGCTGACCTAAAGATGGAACCATCCTCTCTTATGGACTGCGCTGCACTGTGCTCAACCAAGACCTGGTGCTCTTCTTTCTTTTACAACCGTTTACAGAACCGGTGCCTTGTGTTCAAAGGCGTCTATTTTGACAAACGAGGACTCCCGTCCACCGCGGGTGCTGAATACTACCTCATTGCGTCAG ACAGATGTCCCTGTCAAGATGGTTTCTACCTGGGTCGGCCGGACAACCTGTGCTTTTTCTACCTGAGGGAGAATAAAACTTACAATGGGAGCAAGGAACTCTGCCAAGCCAATCGTGGACGTTTGGCGATCTTGGACACCTTGAGCAAAAATGAATTGGTTGTCCTTAATATGCAATTGAACAACG CCGACGTTGGGGCCATTGTTTTCCTGGGCGCAAGGAGACACGGCGAAGACTTTAAATGGGACAACGACAATATGGTGGCAGCCCACAACGGGTCCATTCAAAGCTTCTGGGCAGGGAATGAGCCGAACACTGAATCATGCCTCGTCCTGAAGTACTCCACTCAAAATTTAAGAATAAACTGGCATGATATTGGCTGTGGTCGGCAAGGCTCGGGTGTCCTCTGCGAATACCAGCATGCTACCAACTGA